A genomic window from Leptospiraceae bacterium includes:
- a CDS encoding helix-turn-helix domain-containing protein: MKKNDYKNLFSYLNLKQKEFAEKYGMQPSNLSEIVNGRSKSLPIQVVLRLNKEHNISIEWLVNGTGDMLEVKNSDTLTDKEKELLSEVRKDPKLLDTLKGIIESLKKNYK, encoded by the coding sequence ATGAAAAAAAATGATTATAAGAATCTTTTTTCCTATCTGAATCTGAAACAGAAGGAGTTTGCTGAAAAATACGGAATGCAACCTAGCAACCTCAGTGAAATCGTCAATGGAAGATCTAAATCTCTTCCTATTCAGGTAGTTTTAAGGCTAAATAAGGAACATAATATCAGTATTGAATGGCTAGTCAATGGAACAGGAGACATGCTTGAGGTTAAAAACAGCGATACTTTAACGGATAAAGAGAAAGAGCTTTTATCCGAGGTCAGAAAAGATCCAAAACTCTTAGATACTTTGAAGGGGATTATTGAGTCTTTAAAGAAGAATTATAAGTGA
- a CDS encoding addiction module protein — MQRLLLEFIDDSDYELILSIARRLNCKIIPNETEEEPARNGTELSPEKKAELERRLTDYQNNPNDTYTMEDVKKELEEKFGRKI; from the coding sequence ATGCAAAGACTACTATTAGAGTTTATAGATGACTCAGACTATGAGCTAATTCTGTCAATAGCCAGGCGTCTCAACTGCAAAATCATTCCCAACGAAACGGAAGAAGAGCCAGCAAGAAATGGTACCGAGCTTTCACCGGAGAAAAAAGCCGAACTCGAAAGACGACTCACTGACTACCAAAACAATCCAAATGACACCTACACTATGGAAGACGTAAAAAAAGAACTGGAGGAGAAATTTGGCAGAAAAATATAG
- a CDS encoding type II toxin-antitoxin system RelE/ParE family toxin gives MAEKYRLRREAKEELVSAAEWYENKQPGLGEEFYNEALEKIEKISNKPNSYSTFFKNFRKASLEKFPYWIVYIVQSPIVLVLSVWHKKRDPEALQKKLEKE, from the coding sequence TTGGCAGAAAAATATAGACTACGTCGGGAGGCAAAAGAAGAACTGGTATCAGCCGCAGAATGGTATGAAAACAAACAACCGGGGCTCGGAGAAGAGTTCTATAATGAGGCATTGGAGAAAATTGAAAAAATCTCTAATAAGCCAAATTCATACTCTACCTTTTTTAAAAACTTCCGCAAAGCCAGCCTGGAAAAGTTTCCCTACTGGATTGTCTATATTGTCCAGTCGCCTATTGTCTTAGTGCTATCGGTCTGGCATAAAAAAAGAGACCCGGAAGCATTACAAAAAAAGTTAGAGAAAGAATAA
- a CDS encoding DNA cytosine methyltransferase, whose amino-acid sequence MNINTYFSGAGLFEIGLLQAGLEVQQSFEIDSTCCKTQRNNFQHEVSERDISKKLVFDEKECDVMLATYPCTKYSTAADISGTRTGDDLFLHFFRHIAIKKPEVYVVENVPGMKKFPVVMEAMTKLPEYYVSVFCPVYTHKFLPQKRDRLILIGSKKHFAWREPEVSRKVSLKEILEKDVSIKIPNYVYKRLDGSYRDKPIISDPEAGDIAPTCVAHYAKDRGTRLVKDKSFPRGVRPYTTLEYARLQGVPDWFQFHGTESQVYKQIGNGVPTVFGLWIGKELKRYFK is encoded by the coding sequence ATAAACATCAACACCTATTTTTCCGGAGCCGGGCTTTTTGAAATCGGTCTTTTGCAAGCCGGGCTTGAAGTTCAACAGAGTTTCGAGATAGACTCCACATGTTGTAAGACACAAAGAAATAATTTCCAACATGAGGTTTCGGAAAGAGACATTTCCAAGAAGCTTGTCTTTGATGAGAAAGAATGTGATGTTATGCTCGCAACCTATCCCTGCACAAAGTATTCAACCGCTGCTGATATTAGCGGAACTCGAACCGGGGATGATTTATTCCTGCATTTCTTCCGGCATATTGCTATTAAGAAACCGGAAGTTTACGTGGTGGAGAATGTTCCGGGCATGAAGAAGTTTCCTGTTGTAATGGAAGCCATGACAAAACTACCTGAATATTATGTATCCGTTTTCTGTCCTGTTTATACCCACAAGTTTTTACCCCAGAAGAGAGATAGACTTATCCTCATTGGTTCCAAGAAACATTTTGCTTGGAGAGAGCCGGAAGTATCCAGAAAAGTATCTTTGAAAGAAATCCTTGAGAAAGATGTAAGTATTAAAATTCCGAACTATGTGTATAAAAGGTTAGATGGAAGCTATCGCGATAAACCTATCATCTCTGACCCGGAAGCAGGAGACATTGCACCGACCTGTGTAGCACATTATGCAAAGGATAGAGGCACAAGGCTTGTGAAAGATAAGTCTTTTCCTCGTGGTGTAAGACCCTATACAACCCTTGAGTATGCAAGACTTCAGGGAGTTCCTGATTGGTTTCAATTTCACGGGACAGAAAGTCAAGTTTATAAACAAATCGGTAATGGTGTTCCTACGGTATTCGGTCTCTGGATAGGAAAAGAATTGAAGAGATATTTTAAATAA
- a CDS encoding type II toxin-antitoxin system RelE/ParE family toxin, with protein sequence MSEYDEDNYRFEPEAKNDLEDSFLWYEKQKEGLGRDFAIEVFDKAREISKVSRDKKDSSVQKAYLKRFPFSLYYVFKEKWISIIAVWHNKRNPETLKKRK encoded by the coding sequence ATGTCTGAATATGATGAGGACAATTATCGTTTTGAACCGGAAGCGAAAAACGATTTGGAAGACTCTTTTCTCTGGTATGAAAAACAGAAAGAGGGTTTAGGACGTGACTTTGCTATTGAAGTCTTCGATAAGGCAAGGGAGATTAGCAAAGTAAGTAGAGATAAAAAAGATTCGTCGGTGCAAAAAGCCTATCTAAAGCGTTTTCCATTCTCCCTATATTACGTTTTTAAAGAAAAGTGGATTTCGATTATTGCCGTCTGGCATAATAAACGTAATCCGGAAACATTGAAAAAAAGAAAATAA
- a CDS encoding helix-turn-helix domain-containing protein, with protein sequence MKKEQYKELFSYLNTTQRAFALKHEIPVSTLSDIVNGRIKSLPKEIIEKLHEEYGIRYEWLVTGKGSMTSVETNNLTADEESIIDELRKDPKLIGAIKSFIKALKENYK encoded by the coding sequence ATGAAAAAAGAACAGTATAAAGAATTATTTTCTTACTTAAATACTACACAGAGGGCTTTTGCGCTGAAACATGAAATTCCCGTTTCTACTTTGAGCGACATAGTTAATGGGAGGATTAAATCTCTTCCAAAAGAAATTATAGAGAAGCTCCATGAAGAATACGGTATCCGTTATGAATGGTTGGTTACCGGCAAGGGAAGCATGACTTCGGTTGAAACCAATAATCTCACGGCAGATGAGGAAAGTATTATAGATGAACTTAGAAAAGACCCTAAACTAATCGGAGCTATAAAAAGCTTTATTAAAGCTTTGAAGGAAAACTATAAGTAA
- a CDS encoding type II toxin-antitoxin system VapC family toxin, translating to MNRYLLDTNICIYYIKGLYELAEKIRSVGLENCYVSELTVAELLYGVEKSSSNNKDRNTQKLKDFKSSIKIVPLSNCMELFAKEKARLEKAGTRLDVIDLLIGCSAIANQMILVTRNVKHFERIQGIQIENWID from the coding sequence ATGAACCGATACCTTCTTGATACAAATATCTGTATCTACTACATAAAAGGCTTATATGAGCTTGCAGAGAAAATACGGAGTGTAGGTTTAGAAAATTGTTATGTATCTGAATTAACGGTGGCGGAACTTCTCTATGGTGTAGAAAAAAGTTCTTCTAATAACAAAGACCGAAATACTCAAAAACTCAAAGATTTTAAAAGTTCTATTAAGATAGTTCCTTTGAGCAACTGTATGGAACTCTTTGCGAAAGAAAAGGCTCGTTTAGAAAAAGCCGGAACCAGATTGGATGTAATTGATCTGCTTATAGGTTGTTCTGCGATTGCGAATCAAATGATTCTGGTTACAAGAAATGTAAAACATTTTGAAAGAATTCAGGGAATCCAAATTGAAAATTGGATTGATTAG
- a CDS encoding helix-turn-helix domain-containing protein, producing the protein MKKEQYKELFDFLNLSQRGFAREYNIPASTISEIVNGRIKNLPLEVAYRLHKECGISLDWLVKGEGAMFDTKNTDTFSNEETELFLELRKDPKLIGAIKSFIKALKENYK; encoded by the coding sequence ATGAAAAAAGAACAATACAAAGAACTTTTTGATTTTCTGAATCTAAGCCAGAGAGGTTTTGCCAGAGAATATAATATACCCGCTTCTACGATTAGTGAAATAGTAAACGGTAGAATCAAGAATCTCCCGCTTGAGGTTGCCTACCGCCTGCATAAAGAATGTGGAATCAGCTTGGATTGGCTTGTTAAAGGCGAGGGGGCAATGTTTGACACGAAAAATACAGATACTTTTAGCAACGAAGAAACCGAACTTTTCCTGGAACTCAGAAAAGACCCTAAATTAATCGGAGCTATAAAAAGCTTTATTAAAGCTTTAAAAGAAAATTATAAGTAA
- a CDS encoding helix-turn-helix domain-containing protein, with protein MNKEDFKALFSYLNTTQKDFAAKYGMQTSHLSEIVNGKGRKFPIEVVARLYKEHNISIEWLTSGTGSMLEVKGSDALSDKEKEILGELRKDPRLLDTIKNLIDSLKKNYK; from the coding sequence ATGAATAAAGAAGATTTTAAAGCACTCTTTTCTTACCTAAATACTACCCAGAAAGATTTCGCTGCAAAGTATGGAATGCAGACCTCTCATTTAAGTGAAATCGTAAATGGTAAAGGAAGGAAATTTCCTATAGAGGTTGTAGCTCGGCTCTATAAAGAACATAATATCAGCATAGAGTGGCTCACAAGCGGAACCGGAAGTATGCTGGAGGTAAAAGGTTCAGATGCTTTGAGTGATAAAGAAAAAGAGATTCTTGGTGAATTAAGGAAAGATCCGAGACTTCTGGATACTATTAAGAATTTGATTGATTCTTTAAAGAAGAACTACAAGTGA
- a CDS encoding type II toxin-antitoxin system RelE/ParE family toxin → MNWKNDLEGKYRHKLRKEAREELLSAAEWYESKKEGLGEEFYNEVENKIKQLSEKPDSHSKFFKDFRRASLEKFPYWIMYIFQAPIVLILSIWHKKKNPDTLIEKLDK, encoded by the coding sequence GTGAACTGGAAGAACGATTTGGAAGGAAAATACAGGCACAAACTACGTAAAGAAGCCAGGGAAGAACTTTTATCCGCTGCGGAATGGTATGAAAGCAAGAAAGAAGGATTGGGAGAGGAGTTCTATAATGAAGTAGAGAATAAAATAAAGCAATTATCAGAAAAGCCAGATTCTCACTCAAAATTCTTTAAAGATTTTCGCAGAGCAAGCCTGGAAAAATTTCCTTATTGGATAATGTATATCTTTCAAGCACCTATTGTTTTAATATTATCTATCTGGCACAAGAAAAAGAATCCGGATACCTTGATTGAGAAATTAGACAAATAA
- a CDS encoding XisI protein has protein sequence MDSVENVIKALINFLEYYEQAKPEGGDMSFYKVIDPSSLHFLLIASGFENSIPFYRVIFHFHLLENSLSIIRNTTDVDLEEAFQEYGIRELKLSYPEQKLPTNTN, from the coding sequence GTGGATTCAGTAGAAAATGTAATAAAAGCCTTAATTAACTTTTTAGAGTATTATGAACAAGCTAAACCGGAGGGTGGTGATATGTCCTTTTATAAAGTTATAGATCCTTCTTCCTTACATTTTTTGTTAATAGCTTCCGGTTTTGAAAATAGTATTCCGTTTTATAGGGTAATTTTCCATTTTCACCTTTTAGAAAATAGCCTCAGCATTATAAGAAATACTACAGATGTAGATTTAGAAGAAGCTTTTCAGGAATATGGTATCCGGGAATTAAAACTATCCTATCCCGAACAAAAACTTCCCACAAATACAAATTGA
- a CDS encoding fatty-acid oxidation protein subunit alpha — protein MKALQKDGWKITHDPLYIPLEDMDFFIDIGAEKLLTAQKGNQKIAVEIKTFGNLSNIYEFYTAIGQYIAYKEALEGKNRKLFLAIPYKKYSSFFQKLFIQTILRKNKIPMIVFKPEVEEIYKWIQ, from the coding sequence ATTAAAGCACTTCAAAAAGATGGATGGAAAATCACTCATGATCCCCTCTATATTCCTCTTGAGGATATGGATTTCTTTATAGATATTGGTGCTGAAAAATTATTGACTGCACAAAAAGGAAATCAAAAAATAGCCGTAGAAATAAAAACTTTTGGTAATTTATCGAATATATACGAGTTTTATACTGCTATAGGGCAGTATATTGCATATAAAGAAGCACTCGAAGGAAAAAATAGGAAATTATTCCTTGCCATTCCATATAAAAAATATTCCAGTTTTTTCCAGAAGCTATTTATTCAAACTATTCTCAGGAAAAATAAAATCCCGATGATAGTCTTTAAACCGGAAGTAGAGGAAATTTATAAGTGGATTCAGTAG
- a CDS encoding transposase: protein MYRETSKNQPEFENFKLPFDGKLDKDIRYPTDISILNEAREKTEHIIDELFKPLVGKIKKPRTYRKRARKQFLSYTRRKQKGGRGLRKAIKQQLNYIRRNLQTISELLQNGSKLEDLNRYWYKCLLVIHEVYRQQLEMYENNTRRVDNRIVSISQPHIRPIKRGKDAAKTEFGAKLTISMTEGFSRIEICDWNSYNEGVLFISILENYKNTNGHYPSIVHVDKIFRNKENRDFCKEHGIKMAGKPLGRPLKGVDYEKENASIRNSVEGKFGEGKRKYGMDRIMAKLSKTGKTVIALIVLVMNLEKKLRLLFYRFFMYYRDKTNKAIRHFDYTESLILYKSNILLI from the coding sequence ATGTATAGAGAAACATCTAAAAACCAACCAGAATTTGAAAATTTCAAGTTACCTTTTGATGGAAAGTTAGACAAGGATATTCGTTATCCAACAGATATTTCCATATTGAATGAAGCACGAGAAAAAACAGAACATATCATCGATGAATTGTTTAAGCCGCTGGTAGGCAAAATAAAAAAGCCCCGTACATATAGAAAAAGAGCAAGAAAACAATTTTTATCATATACCAGGAGAAAACAAAAAGGAGGAAGAGGGTTAAGAAAGGCAATCAAGCAACAGTTAAACTATATAAGGAGGAACCTTCAAACAATCTCAGAACTGCTTCAAAATGGCTCTAAGCTCGAAGATTTAAACAGGTACTGGTATAAGTGTTTATTAGTGATTCATGAAGTATACAGACAACAGCTTGAAATGTATGAAAATAATACCCGCCGTGTGGATAATAGAATAGTAAGTATATCGCAGCCACATATTCGTCCGATAAAAAGAGGCAAGGATGCTGCCAAGACTGAATTTGGTGCAAAGTTAACAATATCAATGACAGAAGGGTTTAGTAGGATTGAAATTTGTGATTGGAACAGTTATAATGAAGGAGTCTTGTTTATCTCAATATTAGAAAACTATAAAAATACAAATGGACACTATCCATCTATTGTTCATGTAGATAAAATATTTAGGAATAAAGAAAATCGAGATTTTTGTAAAGAACATGGAATTAAAATGGCAGGTAAACCACTTGGCCGCCCCTTAAAAGGAGTGGATTACGAAAAGGAGAATGCTTCAATTAGAAATTCAGTTGAAGGTAAGTTTGGAGAGGGAAAGAGAAAATACGGGATGGATAGGATTATGGCTAAATTATCTAAAACAGGAAAAACAGTTATAGCCTTAATAGTCCTGGTAATGAATTTGGAAAAGAAGCTAAGGCTTCTTTTTTATCGTTTTTTTATGTATTATAGAGATAAAACAAACAAAGCTATTCGGCATTTCGATTATACTGAAAGCCTAATACTCTATAAAAGTAATATATTATTAATTTAA
- a CDS encoding caspase family protein, with amino-acid sequence MKFKILYIFILLFIFLSQTPVKKKSGMMNSTKQKTSVDKNKVELMIQNGHSSSVSGILLTKDGKKLISYSSDYTIKIWDIKTEKLLQSLEGHTGGIKGVQLTKDEKKLISYSDDGTIKIWETSSGKLLYSLEGHTWWITGIHLTRDNSKLISYAMDGTIKIWETSSGKLLHSLEEHTNYVNGIQLTKDETKLISYSHDATIKIWELKTGKLIKSLKWYAFVYGIQITADEEKIIPYSYSKVIEIIEIKSEKVIHSLEGHTNGVSGVQLSKDGKKLISYSEDNTIKIWEMETGKLIHSLEGHTNGVSGVKLSKDGKKLISYSGDNTIKIWEMETGKLIHSLEGHTNGVSGVQLTKDEKKIISYSWDDTIRIWVVGSGKLIHFLEGHTNRVEGVQLTKDEKKIISYSADGTIKIWEIKTGKLIHSLEGHNSIIELAQFEINKKKLIYTVRNLINKKYTIKIREMETGKIIHSLEGHTDPISGVQLTKNEKKIISYSEYDKTIKIWDMESGKLIHSLEGHINWIKRVQLTKDEKKIISYSNDRTIKIWDMETGRLLKSLEIKEPLSGLIFTKDEKKIISYCRDNNSVQIWDILSGKLLQSLNGHTKYTEGHVLYTNGVLLTEDEKKLISYSGYMIGIVKIWDIKYWSIFSIFNNKSGKLLQSFEGHTGNINGVLLTKDENKLISYSADGTIKIWNIKTGELQTTLEGTSAILRVQLAKSEKKLISYSYDRKIKIWSIDSGKLLHSFEHFSSEIIKYIFKEEFNLLISFSKDSSIRYWNTDTGELLVTQLLFNDGHSMYYTPENYYMVTNESVLNYVSFKKEGKVYDFDQFDLKFNRPDIILKRLKGFLLDKKAENESEKDYQTRSQDYDNRISLIKTYYENRVIKNGFKPEQLSSENKVHSANITKVKVDGKDVEAENYDFTTNNPKIKLSFQIQDEKESNLDVVGYKIFVRGVPIHGQLMKKFPKSKKVQTVADDITLSTLPDVGDDPGHNWIELVGYTEDGIESNRYKFEMKYEFKKRREKNLYVVTLGTEQYKSSGESDLSNLHYSIKDTKDLENLFEKKNRQNKGYDKIIHLSYKDKEISRSIIQDIRKKLEKTSVDDTVVFFLSGHGVRANTSVQEIKNLQKELNIPHTIGDLTQNKSVLDVYYYMTYNSYSNKPWEKGIPMEAIRYALDGIQARQKLLLIDSCQSGEKPELRDYQPSSQVAAEIKKHKVTSSKSLHNRGVVFKGDLQEEAEDRKIDKKTGLSRKELRQAYLLEQKELLKLFPELRRGNGTMEISAASGSQAALESGDWKNGAFTFTIKDAILNDKAKKEKSITAKSFRQYILENVEPLTKGKQTPMVTRDIAGRDYVLFRED; translated from the coding sequence ATGAAATTTAAAATATTATATATATTTATTTTATTATTCATCTTCTTATCCCAGACACCTGTGAAGAAAAAGTCGGGTATGATGAACTCCACAAAGCAAAAAACCTCTGTAGATAAAAATAAAGTGGAACTCATGATCCAGAACGGGCATAGCTCAAGCGTCAGCGGGATTCTGCTTACAAAAGACGGAAAGAAACTTATTTCTTATTCTTCTGATTATACAATAAAGATTTGGGATATAAAAACAGAGAAATTATTACAATCGCTAGAAGGGCATACTGGGGGTATAAAGGGAGTTCAATTAACAAAAGACGAAAAGAAACTCATTTCTTATTCTGATGATGGAACTATAAAAATCTGGGAAACATCATCGGGAAAACTATTGTATTCATTAGAAGGACATACATGGTGGATAACCGGAATTCATTTAACTAGAGATAATAGTAAACTTATTTCTTACGCTATGGATGGCACAATAAAAATCTGGGAAACATCATCAGGAAAACTATTACATTCTCTAGAGGAACATACTAATTATGTGAATGGAATTCAATTAACAAAAGACGAAACGAAACTCATTTCTTATTCACATGATGCAACAATTAAAATTTGGGAACTAAAAACAGGAAAGCTAATCAAATCGTTGAAATGGTATGCTTTTGTTTATGGGATTCAAATAACAGCTGATGAAGAAAAAATTATTCCATATTCATATAGTAAAGTAATAGAAATAATAGAAATTAAATCAGAAAAAGTAATTCATTCTTTAGAAGGACATACTAATGGAGTAAGTGGAGTTCAATTAAGTAAAGATGGAAAAAAGCTTATATCATATTCTGAAGATAACACCATTAAAATCTGGGAAATGGAAACTGGAAAATTGATCCATTCCTTAGAAGGACATACTAATGGAGTAAGTGGAGTAAAATTAAGCAAAGATGGAAAAAAGCTTATATCCTATTCTGGAGATAACACCATTAAAATCTGGGAAATGGAAACTGGAAAATTGATCCATTCCTTAGAAGGACATACTAATGGAGTAAGTGGAGTTCAACTAACCAAAGATGAAAAGAAAATCATTTCTTATTCTTGGGATGATACAATAAGAATATGGGTAGTTGGATCAGGAAAGTTAATCCATTTCTTGGAAGGACACACGAATAGGGTAGAAGGAGTTCAATTAACAAAAGATGAAAAGAAAATCATTTCTTATTCTGCAGATGGAACTATAAAAATCTGGGAAATAAAGACAGGCAAGTTAATCCATTCCCTAGAAGGGCATAATAGTATAATAGAATTAGCTCAATTTGAAATAAACAAAAAGAAACTCATTTATACTGTCCGAAATTTAATAAATAAAAAATATACGATCAAAATCAGGGAAATGGAAACTGGAAAAATAATCCATTCCTTAGAAGGACATACTGATCCTATAAGTGGAGTTCAATTAACTAAAAATGAAAAGAAAATCATTTCCTATTCTGAGTATGATAAAACAATCAAAATTTGGGATATGGAATCAGGAAAGTTAATCCATTCCCTGGAAGGACACATTAATTGGATAAAAAGAGTTCAATTAACAAAAGATGAAAAAAAAATTATTTCTTATTCTAATGATCGAACAATCAAAATTTGGGATATGGAAACTGGAAGATTATTAAAATCTTTAGAAATAAAAGAACCATTATCTGGATTAATATTCACAAAAGACGAAAAAAAAATTATTTCTTACTGTAGGGATAATAACTCCGTACAAATATGGGATATATTATCAGGAAAACTATTGCAATCCCTAAATGGACATACCAAATATACAGAAGGACATGTATTATATACAAATGGTGTTCTTTTAACCGAAGATGAAAAAAAACTTATTTCTTATTCAGGATATATGATTGGCATAGTGAAAATATGGGATATTAAATATTGGAGTATTTTTAGTATATTTAATAATAAAAGCGGAAAATTATTGCAATCTTTTGAAGGACATACTGGTAATATAAATGGAGTACTATTAACAAAAGACGAAAATAAACTTATTTCCTATTCTGCAGATGGAACAATAAAAATCTGGAATATAAAAACAGGAGAATTACAAACAACCTTAGAAGGAACATCTGCTATCCTTAGAGTTCAATTAGCAAAAAGTGAGAAGAAACTTATATCTTATTCTTATGATAGAAAAATTAAAATTTGGAGTATTGACTCAGGAAAACTTCTTCATTCTTTCGAACATTTTTCATCAGAAATTATAAAATACATATTTAAAGAAGAATTCAATCTATTAATTTCTTTTTCTAAAGATTCCTCCATCCGCTACTGGAATACCGACACTGGCGAGCTGCTCGTAACCCAACTCCTCTTCAATGATGGTCATTCTATGTACTACACACCCGAAAACTACTACATGGTAACAAACGAATCTGTCTTGAACTATGTTTCGTTTAAGAAAGAAGGCAAAGTCTATGACTTTGATCAATTTGACCTCAAGTTCAATCGCCCTGATATTATTTTAAAAAGACTGAAAGGATTTTTGTTGGATAAAAAGGCAGAGAACGAATCAGAAAAAGACTACCAAACAAGATCTCAGGATTATGATAACAGAATCAGTCTTATAAAAACCTACTACGAAAACCGTGTAATAAAAAATGGATTCAAACCGGAACAACTCAGCAGTGAAAACAAAGTCCACTCTGCTAATATTACCAAGGTAAAAGTGGACGGTAAAGACGTGGAGGCAGAAAACTACGATTTCACCACAAATAATCCAAAGATAAAACTCTCCTTTCAAATTCAGGATGAGAAAGAATCGAACTTAGATGTGGTAGGCTACAAGATATTTGTAAGAGGTGTTCCCATTCACGGACAACTCATGAAGAAGTTTCCCAAATCCAAAAAAGTTCAAACTGTAGCTGATGATATTACCCTCTCCACCCTACCGGATGTAGGTGACGACCCGGGTCATAACTGGATTGAACTCGTGGGTTATACGGAAGATGGTATCGAGTCCAACCGCTACAAGTTTGAAATGAAATACGAATTCAAAAAAAGAAGAGAGAAGAATTTGTATGTAGTTACACTCGGAACAGAGCAATATAAATCCAGCGGAGAAAGCGACCTCTCTAATTTACACTATTCCATCAAAGATACAAAAGACTTAGAAAATCTCTTTGAAAAAAAGAACAGGCAAAACAAAGGTTACGACAAAATCATTCATTTGAGCTATAAGGATAAAGAAATCAGCAGAAGCATCATACAGGACATACGTAAGAAATTAGAAAAAACAAGCGTGGACGATACAGTAGTGTTCTTCCTTTCCGGTCACGGAGTCCGTGCCAATACTTCAGTCCAAGAAATAAAAAACCTCCAAAAAGAATTGAACATTCCGCACACAATCGGTGATTTAACTCAGAATAAAAGTGTTTTGGACGTATATTACTATATGACTTATAACTCATACTCTAATAAACCCTGGGAAAAAGGAATTCCCATGGAAGCCATACGTTATGCCTTAGATGGTATTCAGGCCAGGCAAAAGCTACTTCTCATTGATAGCTGTCAGTCGGGAGAAAAACCGGAATTGAGAGATTACCAACCAAGTTCCCAAGTTGCAGCTGAAATAAAGAAACATAAAGTCACCTCCTCAAAGTCCTTACATAATAGAGGAGTCGTATTCAAAGGTGATCTACAGGAAGAAGCCGAAGACAGGAAGATAGATAAAAAAACAGGTCTGAGCAGAAAAGAACTCAGGCAGGCTTATCTATTAGAACAAAAGGAACTTCTAAAACTCTTTCCCGAACTCAGAAGAGGCAACGGAACTATGGAAATCAGTGCCGCTTCGGGAAGTCAGGCAGCCCTGGAATCAGGAGACTGGAAGAACGGAGCCTTTACCTTCACTATCAAGGATGCCATTTTAAACGACAAAGCGAAAAAGGAAAAGTCCATCACTGCCAAATCTTTCAGGCAGTATATACTGGAAAACGTAGAACCGCTGACAAAGGGAAAACAAACGCCTATGGTGACGAGAGACATCGCTGGCAGGGATTATGTGTTGTTTAGAGAAGACTGA